The window AGCCATCATAAAAATATGATGATATCATATTTTGAGATTGGGAAGAACAGAGAAGGAAGTGATTCAGTAAATGATTTGGTTTGGACACATTGAAAGTAATATATATTTGAGATACCAAATGAAGATGCTAAGTAGATGCTAGAACTTGGAAGAAAACTCTGGGCTGCAAAGATATTGAAGCAATCAATTGAGAAATGATAATCTGAAAGGTTTTCTGAAAACCAGAATATCTACTAATATGATACAGGAGACATCAATGGACTGAaatagcaaaatataaaatagacttatttcctttagtgtTTAAGTGGTATGTTACTATAGCTCTCAAAACTGCTATTTATCAGTTTCTTAGAATCATATAATCTTGGTCTTAGAAAGGAGTCTTTCATCCACtgattcattcattaaacatttgTTGATTATGTAAGAGGGACTGGGAAAGGTAAGAGGGACTGGGAAAATAAAGATGAATTAAATACAGTCCATGCCTTCAGGGGGCTCAGAATCCAGGGGGAGGAGATAGACACATAGAAGAAAGCAATGAAATGAGGTAAAAACAGCAAGAGAGCTAAGCACAGAGAACTACGGGAGCATATAAAGGGCATCCAACACACCATGACCCGGGAGGGCTGGCTGTGGGAGGTGCAAGAAAAGCACATGATGGAGAAGCCACCTTAGCCACGTATTAAAAAATCTGCAGAAGGAActaaagagaagagggaagaggacaGACAGCACAGACGCTGAGGCAGTTTGGTGTGTGTAGGCAGTGGAACCTTTCCACTTATGACTCTGCTTCACTATGTGCTCCAGAATCAATGAAGTGCTCAAACCCAGAAGGCACAGGTTGATTTATGCAAGCCTTCTGTGATATGAAATTTCCACTTTATTCTGTGAGTGATGAGAAGCCAGTTAGGGGTTGTAGGGATACCAGTAACGTGTTGAGATCTGTATTTTCGATAAAGCTCTCTGGATATTGGGTCCAAACTTGAGGGCAGTGGAAGAGGTGAGGTAGATGCTGTGGCAGGGGTCTAGTTGTGTTTTGATGGTTACTTCTGTAAAAATGGTCATTGTAAGGATACAAAGGTAGTTACTGGATGGGGGAAcctttttcttttcaatgaaatatagttgacatacaatattatgtaGGTGTACTACACAGTGATTTGACAGGTGCATACATTATACAAAGGTCACCATGACAACAAGCCTAGTAATCACTGGTCCTCGTAGAAAGGTACTGCGATATACTGGAATAATTCCTTATGCTGTACCTTACATCCCCGTGGCTcatttttataactggaagtttgcacctcttaatcccTTGCAATTACTTTGGTTCCCTACTCCTCTCCCCTTAAGCAACCactcatttgttctctgtatccatgagtctgttttcattttgttttgttttttaggtcCCACCTTAAGTGAGATCAtctggtacttgtctttctctgactgacttatttcacttagcataaggctGGAGGGGGgaacatttaagaaatatttagaagACAGAAGAAATCAGTGACTGACTATGGGAAGTGAGAGATGGGAATGAGTGAAGGAAACATTCAGGTTTCCAGCCTGAGGTGTCCAGCTGTACAAGATGGATTATACAGCAAGAGGAGCAGGATTACTGGGGGGAAAGATCTGTAGTCTAGATATAATGACCATCACATGTGGTACATATACCAGTTTGAATCTTAGAGGAAggtatggggtggggaggaacccTTAGTCATGGTTTGGTATTATCTCCTTACTGCCACAAGTTGCTAGTTTTAGGAAATCCTTTTCATACATCATTGTAGAATAAAGTGAAACCACTCTAGGGAAAATATTCAATTACAACATTACAACATAAAATAAGACTGTTGCCAgtacatattataaaaataataagataaaaattctcattttccCCATTGTAGTGCTTATAGTTAAAATGATTTAGGTGATCAGGACTTCTCAGAATTCAATAAAGTTTCCATTACCTCCCATATTCACCAGCGCTGCTCTTTGTATATTGGGTACCCAGCCTGCCCAAAGCCCACGTATTCCTCCTTCGGCTAAGATTTTTGCAAATGCATGATGCACACCACGAAATCTAaagggaaataataataaatgtgaaaaCTCTATGCATTCCTGTGTATCAGATGCAACTGCATAAGCTTCATCTATAACTGTTATGAGTTGGAGAACAATAATATCTTAACTATCTAGAattgttaaaaattaaagcaacctATGCAGGTCTAATTCCCAAATAAACTTAATAGTTTTTTAGAAAAAAGGccaattttttatttaaacattttttatggaAATCCTTATAAACTGTAACATACATCCTCTTCTCAGATTAAATAGATCAAAACTCTTTTCTTGACATTTTACATCGTCTGTGCACATATTAATTATAGGAGGGAACAGTGTCTATCAGACCTTTAAGTTCATTTTCCTCATATTATGGGAGACCTtcaaattttgtaattttatcaAATGACAACATTACAAGATTAATTCTCATGTCACTTCacgaaagaaataatattttagaccAAAAGTTAGGACGAAGAATTTCAGAAGAGTTCTTAAAACTGAATACTTTTGGCTTTATGAAAATTTATCTTTTCCTTATTTTGCACATTTTTCTATACACAGATGAAAATGGTGCTGGTGAACCAAAGCTGGAGAcctctgatataaaataaaaacctggGTTGTATATAGCCAGAAATACCTGGTGTCGAATACCACCTTACCACTTACTAGTTGGGTGGCTTTACTCAGGCATTAAACTCTCTGAGTCTCACCAAAAAGATAATATGTTCTTTTACTGGGCATTCAGAATTGCTATTCTGCTACATAAGAAGTATGCTCAGGAATAATGGTCACCATAgctagaatttatttattaatagaatTTACTTATTAATGCACTTACTAAGCACCAGgcttgttatatatatatatatatatgtatgtgtgtgtgtatatatatatatatgatacatttTATTCCTAAAAACTCTATGGAGTATGTTATTATTATTCCAATTCTCATCCGAacgaagaaactgaggcttagagaagttaagaACTTGGCTAGGGTTATACAGCTAAAATGTGGTAAAggctggatttgaatcccaggtTGCTTGATCCCAAGGTTCATGTTCTTtacagcaatttttaaaaaactattatatCAAAACCAAAATGTCTAACATGAgagacaaagagaaggaaaaatattgagGTAATCAGTGAAAACTCAGACATTTCTGGACCTCAACAGTTCCTTTTCTCCATGTAGCCAACCAAGGCAATATAACTTTGCCCTGCTCCATAGTAATCAGAAGTAGTTCCAAGATGACAAAATGGGTCCTGTGATGTTGTAAACTATATGGTTAAGTCAGAGTGGTACCCTTTTCTCCTCCCTGGTCCACGTTACTTAGGTCCCTGTTGGGAAGGGGGCCTGGACTGCCACAGCCCACCCTCACTTTGCACTGTGTCAGCTGgaggggctggagaaggcaacggcaccccactccagtactcttgcctggaaaatcccatggacggaggagcctggtgggctacagttcatgcggtcgcgaagagtcagatacgactgagcgacttcactttcacttttcactttcatgcattggagaaggaaatggcaacccactccagtgttcttgcctggagaatcccaaggacgggggagcctggtgacctgctgtctatggggtcgcacagggtcggacacgactgaagcgacttagcagcagcagttggaggGGCAGCAGGGCAGAGGGCAGTGGTCGTGGCAAACCACCAAAGGAGACCCCAAACCCTCCTCCACCTCTGGCTCAGCCACACAGCCATAGTGTTCAGAGAAGCAGACCCCTGCATGCTCAGCTCAGGACAGCCtacattttctctgtttcctgGCAGAGGGTTATCTGTCTGTCTGCAAGATCTGCCTCTTTTCCAGAAGAAACTGCCTAAGTGGTATTTGAATAAACTTGAATgcgtttctttttgaaaaaaggcAGATTTTGACAACACAGCGTAGTGCAACAGGAGGACTTTATATCACAACAGTATAGTAATATTGaagttaaaaaaacccaaaaaacttcCTTAAACTTGGgaaaagaggcagagagaaatcAGACAGGGAAGTAGAACAATTCATAAGGTTTACCTTCCTATTTCCCTTCCTgcatggagaaagggaaagaaaacaggcTTTCTGGCACCTGATGAGCCAGACCTTCTGTCATGGAAACCATCTTAGATAGTGTctcttaaagatgaagaaacagagactaGAAACGTTAAGGGACTTCCACAAGGCCAAGCCACGATGGCAGAACTGGAATTCACACCAGGGCAACTGTTAATGATCAGATTCTTTCTAGCAAGCACCAGTAGGGGACAAGTCTAGCTGCCTTGGCTGGAAAAGAAGCAGAGTGATGCACGCATGCAGTTTGTCTGGTAAAGAACAGGTACACCATAGCAGGTAAAGAGAAGGCCCCACTCCAGTCTCCTCTTAGGGAGTATCACTTCCAAACTAGGAGTCACAGTGAATGCCTTTACTGAATGTTGGGGCCCAAAAATGCAGAGgtcaaaggggaaaggaaaggtaCCTGTTGGCAGAGGACCTACCGCAGTGGTTTTCCTTCaagtttcctttttccttccatttgCATTTGAACCTTCACTAGGTCAGTGGGGTTGGCTAAAAATTGGCCAACAACACCAGCCATCATCCCTCCAATCACTGATTTCCTAATTataaaaggaaatacatttttctaaaggTTATTATCAATTTCACACTTTTTGTAGGAAACAATACCATGCTGGTACAGCCCCTGCATAAGAGATTTAAGACAAAGTGAAGcaaaaaaataaacccacacaaaTCACAGAGGAGAGTAGATGGTTTGTTTACTGATGGGAGGGCTCAGGGACCAGGAGTCAAAATTCAAATCCGAAGTTTCAGGCCCCTTTAATGGCCTGAAATTCAAAGGAAGGACAGTTGCCTCAAAGATATAATTTAACTGCAGTTTAATTCTGACCACAGGGGAATAAAAACAGCACTGATATAGTCAGTCTAACAAAGGCTGGTAAGCCAAGTTTTATAGGTTACTGTTTTAGTAGTTTTATGAAATGAAAGGGTTTTCAAAACGTTCTTCTCTTTGAAGAGACTCTGTCCCTGgactctttctcctttctttttataaaaatggaaatatagtgGATGTATGATATTAAAGAAAttataggtgtacaatatagtgattcacagtttgTAAAGATTAGgctctatttatagttattataagatactggctatattccctgtgttgtacaatacagTGTATTATTTTCAAAGCAAAACTTACCAAAGGGGATAATGCTTATCTTCACTTTTGCCAAACACAACTTCACGGAGATGTTCATAAGTGACCATTCGACCTCCAGAATACACTGTACAAAACAGAGCATGGGAAGGATGAATTCAGCCCTACGTTTAATAAAGTAAGAGGATGCTTTCACATGGCCTAGCTGATCTCCTTAGCTGTGTCCTTTCTCTCATATAACCTAGGCTTCTGACACCTGGCCTTGGTGGTTCTCCAAATGTGCATGCCTTGTAAAGCCTCAGGCCTTCTATGTTGCCTGATCTTTTCTTGAATGGATTATCCCTTCTCGTCATTGCTAACTCCTCCTACTCTTTCAAGACTCCACTCGAAGAACATGTTTTCCAGAAAGTGCCCTCTGACCTGGCCTCCAGTGTTCTAGGCTGTCATTATACCTGTCATGCTTCTATGATCCCCCAGAACTCCCCAGGTGTGTGTCTAATACTGCATTTATCATCTTGATTAGAAACTAACTTGGTGTACTTGTTCATCTTTCCAGCAGACCATGAGCCTTTCAAGGCAGGTTGTGTGTGTTTTCATTACACTATACACCCTGGTACAGAGCTTGGGACACAGCAGGCattttcattcaataaacacACGCAACTTCACTGGATAATTTACTATGTTAAGGTAATCAATCTCAAACATATGAAATGAATCTTATCTATAAAATCACATATGGTGGTcaacaaaatacaaatgaaaagaagTCAAACTCAAAATGATAATGGGAGGCAAGAAAAAgctattaaagaaaagaataagaaataaaaatcatgaaaatcaaTACACAGTATTCAGAAAGAGAGGTTTTCTTGATATTTCAGGAAGTTTGATACAGGATTTTAGGATATTCAAAAACATACAAAGTACCAAAACAATCATCTTTCTGGACAGTTCCTGGTGAATATACTGTAATGTGCTCATCTGGAaaactgaagctttaaaaatacaaagctgGTAAATATTAGTACTGGGCACTTTTCTGATGAAAGGTCCCTACATACTTgaggaataattaaaaatatataaacatatagagGAGGAAAATGCCATACCCATCCCTCCTCCTTTTGAAGGCAAGATATGTCCTGTCCACAAGCTAGAAACTCAATAACTTCTATCGTTGTGGGTGCCCCACTGGAAGCAGAGCAGAAAAGTTTCTCATTGGCAGTATTATAATTTCAACTGTTTTCCTTTCAGAGTGACTAAAGGCCCACATAGGTAGCCTGGGAAGTGAGGCAAAAATCACGTGTTGCTTTTACTCTATTGCCAAGGTTGGATTACATAGTCACCCATGCTGTCTTTCAGATCAACCTGGCCTTGGACACAAGGGACAGAGACTGGTAAGATCTGGCATtgcattcaaatatattttcaatttcaaagaatattaaaaaaataataataattttgtgtTTAAAAGTTCCTCAAGTTGATAAAAATTGCAGTGATTCATCTTCTTCTTTCTTAAACTTAAAAAACCTTTTCATTAGGAATCCTTTCAAGCATACAGCaaagtagagaaaaataatacTCTATGTCTATCATGGAGATTTATCAATTACTAACATTTTCACcttacttgctttttcttttcctcaattATTTCAGAGTGCATTAGAAAATTTCATGACATCGTGACAGTTTATCCCTAAATACTTTTGTATGAATTTATAAAGCCCTGAGGCTATAATTCCTTAATAAGCATTGGTGGTTAAGagataatatattcatttatcacATTAGTAGAAGGAAACTAGCTGGCTTTTCGACACAACTCAACAGGAAAGCAGAGGAGACAAACACAGAAATCATGACAAACTCACCAGCTAGAATCAAGATAAATACCTATGTGTCTGTAAATGGCGGGTGTCACTCCTTGCCAGAGctttagaaagccttcctcctgGACAATCCCTAGGGCTGTGCGTACCATGCCCCTATATGGAGCAGACTCTGTTGCACCATCTCCCAACCGAGCAAGGGCAGCTTCTCCTTGTATTTGAAGTCGAGTTTTTGTGAGGTCGAGGGGAAAGGTTGCTGATAACGACGAcgacaagaaaaaacaaaacgaGGGGGAAACTCGTAACATTCAGAAAAGTGAaccaaattttttttagaaaatcacAGGACCCAGATTTTAGTCACCACAAGATGGGTGATTCTCAAATTTCAGAATACATCAGAATCAACTAGGGAGactgttaaaaattatattatttcctAGCCCCATGCCTATGGAATTTCAGTAGGCAGATAGGGTTAAGACATCAGCGGATTCTGACACACTCCCAAACTGGAGAATcactgtcccagagcaccagaaagaaaacaaaaagtgacAAGCCTTGGGTTCTTTCCAGTCATAAATGTCCATCTAAAACCTACTTTTGTCCTCAATTTTTGCTTTCCAGTGGGAATAATTTCAGGTATCTATAGTCTAAGATGTGCCCTGGTCTGCAACCATGATTAAGAGCCAACGTGACTTTTAGAATACTGTACTAATATGGCAGGTTCTTAATAAATGCCAGATGAAGCTGAATTCTGTCATTTCATGGGTGATGCTCCTGTGTCGATGAATCACTGGCCTGACTGTCTGAAAAACAGAAGATGCATCATAGagtttatcatttcttttctacCCAAGGGTGGCAGGCTCAATATTCTTTCAAGTAAGGTACATGTTGAGTGTTTTTTTCCCAGCACTGATGAGTTTTCTGCATGACCTCCTTAACAAAATACCAACTATCCTTGAAATGTTTTTCCTAATGATTATATCTTGACTTAGAGGTAGACCTTTTGCCTTGAAACAAGTGAAGCTAACTGGCTCACATAAGGAAGATCAAGCTCATAAGTTAATATGCACAATGATTCAGACAAGTTCATAAACATTAGTGACACTGCATGTCTTTATAGTGACCACCGCCTGATACAAAACCATAGCTGTGCCTTTTCCACGAGAATAGTCAACGTGCACCACTGGTATTTGGAAGAGTTAATTATCTTGCTGATTGTTTTCCTAAAACACAAGTTGTGTACATACAGAGAATTTAAGCAGTGCTTTACTGACATATGAAGCCTGCAAAATCTTAAGATATAACCACTGCTATATTAGCATAATTATGCCCCTTCAAATAATTTTGACTTTCTTGCTGGTTACTTAAATAATGCTGCAGGTTCTGATCCTAAATTGTTTTGTACTCAAAACTATCTCATATTTTGATTCCCCCGGTtttcactccccacccccacacaatTCTCCACAAGTTTTTAACAGGAGGACGTTTTCTTTACAAAAGCCATTGGTCACAAGGGaaactgggttaaaaaaaaaaaaaaaaaaaaacaagaaactggGAATATAGCTAATCATTTAGCaatctgctttaaaattttttaagttgatGAACTGTATTTCAGTGAAAACAATGTATAATAATTCTTCAGCTTTGggggaacagaaaggaaaaaaaataaggaggGTTCAAAGGGCAAGAATGGATGAGCACTAGgagcaaaaaaaaagagatcatGTTTTGGCGCTGctggaaataaaaagtaaacttgTTTTAGAACAGGGCAAACTAACACTTACAAATGATAACATATTGGAGctactgctttttctttcttttttttttttaacgggcAAGAAGATGAAAGCGTCATGTTAAAATGCACAGGGAAGGCTTCACAGGGGAAACACGGGCACTATACTCATAAAATTCCTGCAAGAAGCATCTCCTGTTCTTGCAAGAGCATCATAACTCCGCTCTAAGTAGCCCCTCTGACTTGCTCATGCAGATGTAATTGTTCATCCTCTCTGCCCTTATAACACCACCTCCATTACAATAAATAGCGTAATGTTAACTGTGTCTCTGCATGTCTCCCCACCAACCTGTAAGAAGGTCAGGGCTGGGTCTTTTTAACTGTATCTCcacagtctcctgcactgtggtcATTATAAGAATGTCGTGATCAATCGGTGCCTTGCCTTGGATTTAGCGTTTATATATTAACCTCTCAGACTCTCGCAAGGTATACACAGTGTAGCTGAGTTCAGCTCAAAGAGGTCAACAGGCAGATGCTGAGTGGATGGATGCTCGGTAAGGAATGGGTTAAGAACTTAAGTCCCACAAGTTGAGTCCACAACTTGTACCCAAAACACAAAGATACAGTGAGGCTGGGTAAGAATATAAACAGAGATGTCCTCAATAAAGACGGAAAGTGGACTGTGGTTTTAAAAAGGGCATCCTCACAAAAGGGGAAATGATGCCTATAGGGGAGTAACAGCTCAGGAAGCTTCTAAAAGGATACATTCAGGCGCAACAGCACATCCGACGGAGACAAAATTGGAAGGAAGAAACCTTCGTGACCtccactccctcctcctcctcccaagaCTGGCCTTGCCCCCACCCCGCCACACCTGCCCGCAGGACAGGTGTGGACCGACAGGGTTGCATCCACTCGGAAACGAAGCCACCCGCCCGGCCCCCCACCCTCGGGCGGCCCCTGGAGGTCGAGCGGGGGAGGCCCAGGCTGGACGGCCGGGTACCTAGCTCGGCCACGGTGGCCGCGCAGCCCGACAGGAGGAACTTGCTCGCGCGGGGCCATCTCTGGGCGAGCGGCGAGAGCCTCTCCGCATCGTCTGGAGTCGACATTCAGCAGCAGCACGGGACGACGATACGCCCCTTCTGGCCCGCGTCCCGCGCCGCGGCTGGCCTGCCACCCGGCCAGGGCGGCCCCTTCTCAAGCGACACGCTGCGAGGCGGGGATCATTTCTCTAGCTTGGCTCGGCCAGGCGGGCCCAACGAACCCGCAGCCTCCCTGGCAGCCCCAGGCTGGAACAGCCCAGTGGATGGGGAGCGGAAAACAGCTCGAAGCCCCCGAggcttctgggaaatgtagtccgcGTGGCTCCTCCCCCTTCAGCCGAGTTCTCTGATTGGCCGCAAGCCAGCTGCCCTGAACCACTCCCCCGGTCTCCATGGTAGCAGGGCTCCCGCCTCCACCCTCTGCACTCGCCCTAGCTGGAACCAACCCCTGCATTCTGTCCGGGATAGCCAGGACTTGAAAAAGACGTGTACGTGGTAGGAAGAGATGTTGCAAAAGTTACCTAAAAATTGGGGCGGGGAAAAGAGGCTACAGTTAAGAAGTCGAACAAGCTGCAAAAGTCACAGCGGAAAAGTTGGGAGGTCGAGTGAGTGCCCTGTTCCAGGGCGAAGAAGCAAGACTTTTCCATTCTCTGACTCAGGAAGGTGCTAGACAAAAACATGGAATTCATTTCCCCAACAGTGATTATAATCTTAGGTTGTGTTgctgttttattatttcttcagtGGAAGAACTTGCGTAGACCCCCGTGCATAAGGGGCTGGATTCCTTGGATTGGAGCTGGATTTGAGTTTGGAAAAACCCCTCTAGaatttatagagaaagcaagaatcAAGGTATGTGGCCTGAGCACATAGGGTTTCCGGAAGAgataatgtattcttttttattttcttttgttacatGTCAAATGCAATGTTAGAACGTGGGGAACCTACCTACTGCCCACAGTTAAAACGATGTAGCCATTTATGAGTAAGTTAACTAACAACAACTG of the Bubalus kerabau isolate K-KA32 ecotype Philippines breed swamp buffalo chromosome 3, PCC_UOA_SB_1v2, whole genome shotgun sequence genome contains:
- the SLC25A27 gene encoding mitochondrial uncoupling protein 4 isoform X4, which encodes MSTPDDAERLSPLAQRWPRASKFLLSGCAATVAELATFPLDLTKTRLQIQGEAALARLGDGATESAPYRGMVRTALGIVQEEGFLKLWQGVTPAIYRHIVYSGGRMVTYEHLREVVFGKSEDKHYPLWKSVIGGMMAGVVGQFLANPTDLVKVQMQMEGKRKLEGKPLRFRGVHHAFAKILAEGGIRGLWAGWVPNIQRAALVNMGDLTTYDTVKHYLVLNTPLEDNIVTHGLSSLCSGLVASILGTPADVIKSRIMNQPRDKQGRGLLYKSSTDCLIQAVQGEGFLSLYKGFLPSWLRMKGERFLHIHL
- the SLC25A27 gene encoding mitochondrial uncoupling protein 4 isoform X2 codes for the protein MSTPDDAERLSPLAQRWPRASKFLLSGCAATVAELATFPLDLTKTRLQIQGEAALARLGDGATESAPYRGMVRTALGIVQEEGFLKLWQGVTPAIYRHIVYSGGRMVTYEHLREVVFGKSEDKHYPLWKSVIGGMMAGVVGQFLANPTDLVKVQMQMEGKRKLEGKPLRFRGVHHAFAKILAEGGIRGLWAGWVPNIQRAALVNMGDLTTYDTVKHYLVLNTPLEDNIVTHGLSSLCSGLVASILGTPADVIKSRIMNQPRDKQGRGLLYKSSTDCLIQAVQGEGFLSLYKGFLPSWLRMQSDWITQDHPMRPQHSVF
- the SLC25A27 gene encoding mitochondrial uncoupling protein 4 isoform X3: MSTPDDAERLSPLAQRWPRASKFLLSGCAATVAELATFPLDLTKTRLQIQGEAALARLGDGATESAPYRGMVRTALGIVQEEGFLKLWQGVTPAIYRHIVYSGGRMVTYEHLREVVFGKSEDKHYPLWKSVIGGMMAGVVGQFLANPTDLVKVQMQMEGKRKLEGKPLRFRGVHHAFAKILAEGGIRGLWAGWVPNIQRAALVNMGDLTTYDTVKHYLVLNTPLEDNIVTHGLSSLCSGLVASILGTPADVIKSRIMNQPRDKQGRGLLYKSSTDCLIQAVQGEGFLSLYKGFLPSWLRMEDTLLHRDCDL
- the SLC25A27 gene encoding mitochondrial uncoupling protein 4 isoform X1 yields the protein MSTPDDAERLSPLAQRWPRASKFLLSGCAATVAELATFPLDLTKTRLQIQGEAALARLGDGATESAPYRGMVRTALGIVQEEGFLKLWQGVTPAIYRHIVYSGGRMVTYEHLREVVFGKSEDKHYPLWKSVIGGMMAGVVGQFLANPTDLVKVQMQMEGKRKLEGKPLRFRGVHHAFAKILAEGGIRGLWAGWVPNIQRAALVNMGDLTTYDTVKHYLVLNTPLEDNIVTHGLSSLCSGLVASILGTPADVIKSRIMNQPRDKQGRGLLYKSSTDCLIQAVQGEGFLSLYKGFLPSWLRMTPWSLVFWLTYEKIREMSGVSPF